In Labrus bergylta chromosome 1, fLabBer1.1, whole genome shotgun sequence, one genomic interval encodes:
- the myoz2b gene encoding myozenin-2b isoform X1, whose amino-acid sequence MSQFCTMPTGEKKKHAAAICREVHGTNGDVMDLGKKHSTPKDIMLEELSLLSNRGSRLFKMRQRRSEKYTFESIQNEANALLNNDISAGNAHTVEITVDGPADENTANPDITASDNTADNASAMPKSYHSPWEQAILSDPDLAETIKLAMPALDPRAELPEYKCFNRVATPYGGFDKTPRGITFKLPEVDLNPPSYPELQEPGVKRPTFNRTAMGWISEGTHLILPTITLEPIQVPESDDL is encoded by the exons ATGTCACAATTCTGTACAATGCCAactggagagaagaagaagcatgcaGCAGCTATTTGCCGAGAGGTCCATGGTACCAATG GGGACGTCATGGATCTGGGAAAGAAGCACAGCACTCCTAAAGACATAATGTTGGAGGAGTTATCATTGCTATCCAACAGAGGGTCCCGGCTTTTCAAAATGCGCCAGAGGAGATCTGaaaaatatacatttgaaaGTATCCAGAACGAGGCAAACGCACTGCTAAAT aaCGACATTTCAGCTGGGAATGCTCACACTGTGGAAATCACAGTGGATGGTCCAGCTGATGAAAATACCGCAAATCCAGATATCACGGCTTCAG ACAACACTGCAGACAACGCCTCAGCTATGCCTAAGTCCTATCACTCCCCGTGGGAGCAGGCTATCCTAAGCGACCCTGACCTTGCTGAAACTATCAAACTGGCAATGCCAGCACTAGACCCACGAGCAGAACTACCTGAGTACAAATGCTTCAACAG GGTGGCCACTCCTTACGGTGGCTTCGACAAAACTCCCAGAGGAATCACATTCAAGCTCCCTGAGGTGGACTTGAACCCTCCCAGTTACCCTGAGCTGCAGGAGCCGGGGGTCAAGCGTCCTACCTTCAACAGGACAGCCATGGGATGGATATCTGAGGGCACCCATCTGATCCTCCCCACCATTACCCTGGAGCCCATTCAAGTCCCAGAGTCTGATGACCTGTAG
- the myoz2b gene encoding myozenin-2b isoform X2: MDLGKKHSTPKDIMLEELSLLSNRGSRLFKMRQRRSEKYTFESIQNEANALLNNDISAGNAHTVEITVDGPADENTANPDITASDNTADNASAMPKSYHSPWEQAILSDPDLAETIKLAMPALDPRAELPEYKCFNRVATPYGGFDKTPRGITFKLPEVDLNPPSYPELQEPGVKRPTFNRTAMGWISEGTHLILPTITLEPIQVPESDDL, encoded by the exons ATGGATCTGGGAAAGAAGCACAGCACTCCTAAAGACATAATGTTGGAGGAGTTATCATTGCTATCCAACAGAGGGTCCCGGCTTTTCAAAATGCGCCAGAGGAGATCTGaaaaatatacatttgaaaGTATCCAGAACGAGGCAAACGCACTGCTAAAT aaCGACATTTCAGCTGGGAATGCTCACACTGTGGAAATCACAGTGGATGGTCCAGCTGATGAAAATACCGCAAATCCAGATATCACGGCTTCAG ACAACACTGCAGACAACGCCTCAGCTATGCCTAAGTCCTATCACTCCCCGTGGGAGCAGGCTATCCTAAGCGACCCTGACCTTGCTGAAACTATCAAACTGGCAATGCCAGCACTAGACCCACGAGCAGAACTACCTGAGTACAAATGCTTCAACAG GGTGGCCACTCCTTACGGTGGCTTCGACAAAACTCCCAGAGGAATCACATTCAAGCTCCCTGAGGTGGACTTGAACCCTCCCAGTTACCCTGAGCTGCAGGAGCCGGGGGTCAAGCGTCCTACCTTCAACAGGACAGCCATGGGATGGATATCTGAGGGCACCCATCTGATCCTCCCCACCATTACCCTGGAGCCCATTCAAGTCCCAGAGTCTGATGACCTGTAG